Genomic window (Aquimarina sp. BL5):
AAACTGCAAATAAGAAACTCTATTTCCGCTTTCTACTCTTAATTCAGACGAGTTAAATAAAGTAGTTCCTTGTAGATATGCATCTTGAGCAACAACTACATTTTGTGTATTAGTACAATCTGTCCCATCAGATTCTCCTTTAACTAAAGCCACCCAATCATTAGTGTCTGGCGCAGATATAGTATTAGATACAGCAGTTGCGGCACTTAAACTCCCTCCAGATCTTGGGTTATACCATTGTACCTGCCAAGTTCCAGAAGGTAAATCAATGTTTGTAGATCCACCATCTGGAAGATATATTGCATATACTTCTCCAGGTTTTGCCAATACATAATCATTAGCAGATGTAATACCATCAGAGGATACCATGTCTACCAAATATTCCTGTAAATAAGATTCAAAGAAATTTAATGCGTAACTCGCATGAGAATATTTTACATCTCTAGATCTATGATTTTGAGCGGTTAAATCGGTTTCTCCTGTTTGATATCCATAATAATATTCAACTCCCATACCACCGGCCATAAGAGCTCCCCATAATACTTTGTCACGTACTAATTTATCTTCTTTACCATCTTGATCAACCCCGATATTTGCACTTCCTTGCTCATCATTAGCAACTACCCATTTTTTTCCTGCATTTCTTGATTTCTCAAGCCATCTTCTTACATCATCATGAACTTTATTTTTATCAGTCTGAACAGATGCTCCTGTAAGTTCAGAATTAGCACCTAATAGTGGATCATATCGTTGATCTTGCTGACCAGGATACGTATGTAATACAATATGATTATCATATGGATCTACATCTTTAATATAGGAAGCAATCGATTTTGTCACACTATCTGGTAAGGTAGTTTCTTCAGTAATATTCCAATTCAATGCAAGATGATGTCCAAAACGGGCAATTAACTCCCGATAATAGAGTTTACGTTGTCTCCCGTTCGTATTATCATCCATGATATTATCATTTTCAGTTTCCAATGTTTTAAAATGTAGAAATACTCCTTTTTTATCGGCGTATTCAAATACCTTCTCCCATTGTGCCATTTTAGAGATATCAAAACGATCTTTATGTACTCCTTGATTCCATTGTTGACCATCGTTGTATCCGTTATAAACATTTTCAGAAACCTTTATCAAGTGAGGAAAAACATTTTCGTCATCTCCGTGAAGACTTAGTGTGAGGAAAGAGAAAGCATTTAATCCTTTAGTAGAAAGATAATTAACTACTCCTAGAAGCTCGGTTCCTTGACCATTCTTCCAAGTATATCCACTTGCATCACCAGCAACATAATCTTGTTGATGTGGATTCCAATCTTTTCTTCTACCTCCACGATTAGGTGTATTATCAAAATCGTTATACGCTAATGTGTTTTCCGGAGCATCTGCTCCAGCTTTCACAAACCAAGGACCGTTTGGGCTCTTAGGGTCAGTACCTGAGTGCTGTAAATAATGCTCTCCTACATATTGCAGTTTTCCTTTATTTTTTGATCTAAAGTCTCTTCCAGATTTATCAGATTCTTCTATGGTAAAGGATCCCACATCTCCATCCATAAATCCAGCGCTGGAACCGCCGCCATTAACAGCAACATCGCTACCAGAAGTAAAAGCCGCCGACCAATTCCAGTTTCCTGTTTTTCCTGGAGTAAAATGTACTTGCCATATAGTACCTGAATCACAACTGGAATCTGCAGCATCATTACACCCTGCATAAAATCCAGGAACTACATAAGAAAGATTTCCATTAGTAAAAGTAACATCTAATCTATAATCCGAAAAAGGATTTGGATTTGCCGTCTCTGAAGTGTTAGGCCCTTCAAAAGATAAAGTAATTTTGTGCCAACGTTTTAATTCTCCTTCCGGGGCTTGCGCTGCTGCAAAAGAAGCAGACATTAGCAATACTGCTAAAAGTTTTAATCGAGTTAAAAAGATCATGTGTGGTTAATTTAATATTGATTTGAGTTTAATTAATTCTAAAAAAATTATAGACAAAAAAGCTATAGTTTTTAGTAATGAGTTCGGTTATATTCAAAAAAAGTGTAATTTATTAACAACGGAACTCAAAGCAGCATAGTATCTTTAGATACATCTAAATAGTATTCGTAAACAAAAGAGCTGTATTCGCAAATATTTGATTAGTATTCGATTAAACCCCACGAACATATCAAGCTTCACAAAAAACCCAATTACAATTTCGCTCTATATGATCTAAAAAGTCAGCTTGTAGTTCTAAAATTGAAAAAAAATATGTACTTTTATATAAGTACTTATATAAATACTTATGAAAGATAAACTACGAGAGTTTGGAGAATTAGGATTAGGGTCGCGATTGAAACGATTAAGCGATTTTATGATGAAAGAAATTCAACTGGTATATGATGCAGCCCATATTGATTTTGACCCATATCTTTTCCCAATCTTTAAAACAATTATTGATAAAAAATTTGCAACCACAACAGACATACAAGAAGCAATACACTATACACAACCTGCTATTACACAGGCATTGAAAAAATTGATTGACAAAAAACTTGTTACATACAAAACAGATCCTATCGACAAACGAAAAAAAATATTTAAACTATCTAAAAAAGGATCCTCTTTGCACAAAGAAATGATTCCTCTATGGGAAATCATGGATCAACAGGTAAAATGGCTTACAGAAGGTAGTACAACTAGCCTTATAAAGCACATCAATCACTTAGAATATCAATTAAAAGAAAAATCATTACATCAGAGAATATTAGAAACCTATAATCAATAATTTATGGAAACAACAAAGAACATCACCATCATACCTTTTGATTCTAAATACGCTAAGAATTTTGCTGACCTTAACGTGGAATGGTTAGAAAAATACTTTGTGATAGAGCCACACGATGTAGACTTATTAGAACGATGCGAGGAAACAATTATCAACAAAGGTGGTCATATTTTCTTTGCCAAGTCAGAAGATGATATTGCAGGTACATTCTCGCTTATTAAAATCGAAGAAGGAATCTATGAATTAGGAAAAATGGCCGTGTCCCCAAAATTTCAAGGACAAAGAATCGGGCAACAATTAATGTTATACTGTATAGATTTTGCTAGAGACCAACACTGGACTAAGTTAATTTTATACTCTAACAGAATCTTAGAAAATGCCATACATATTTACAGAAAATATGGCTTTACAGAAATTAATCTCGAAAAAGATTCACCATATCTGCGAAGCAACATCAAAATGGAGTTAATACTATAAAAACAAAAGTCCACCGCACAAACACACATGCGAGGCGGACTCATTCATTAAATAAACGTCTTTATTTAATTGTAAGAATTTATAGTTACCGTATAATTATTACCATAATTATTATCCCAGTATTCGTCTCCATTTACGCTATAGACTACTGCATATTCTACCTGATCTTCTGAAGCGTCTAGTGTAGCATAACCTTGCCATCTCTCTACATTATAATTATTCGGGCTTTGGATACTATAGAACGGTCCATTAGTCCAAGTAGATCTAAACGCTAATGGTGCATATTTTTGTGTTTGCCAACCATCTGAAGAATATACTACTCCGACTTCCTTATCAGGTGATAGATTTCTTACGTCCACAGTAATATTAAATGTGTTTTTATTATCATAAGGAGCATAGGATAGTGATACAAAATCGGTGTCTACGCTTACATTAAGATCGGATTTAGCAAACAAATAACCTTCTTGGTTATCCATTCTATAATTAGCACCAAAATTATTATCCCAGTAGGTACTTCCGTTTACTACATATTTTATTACGAATTCATCATCATATTCCTCCGTTATACCATAACCACCTTGACTATATTCACCAGTCCATAATTCCGTTTGATTATCAATAGTAGTGTTATAAGATAAAACTATTTCATCCCAGCTCCCATCTTTCTTTTCGTGGTAAATAGACACACTCTTATCATATGCCAAATTAGCTACTTCTACAGCGAATTTATGATAATAAGATGTATAGCCCCGATAAGAACCAAATGATTTCCAGGCTTTTACCAATTTTACTGGATTTGAGTTTTTAGCAACTATTTCATTCTTAGTGACTTCTGATTCGGGATTTTCGATAAAATCATCTTCTGTGCTACAGGACAGCACTAATAAACTCATAAATAAATAAAAATATTTTTTCATTGTTGTTAGTGATTTGTGGTTACTTAATTATTTGATTGTTAGTATATAATCTTATTCAAAGTGTAATTATCCCCATAATTATTATCCCAGTATTCCTGTCCATCTACTTTGTAAATAATAGCAAAATCTATGGATTGAACGTTATCAGCCACTCGAATAGATGTGTCATAAACATCTACATCAAATTGATTGGGGCTCATAATATAATGCGCATACCCAACTCTAAAATATCTTTGATACGTTAAGGGAACAGTATTTTTTGTTACCCAATTATCAGTTGTATAAACCACCTCCACGGCTGCCGGAGCACCATAATTACGTCTCGCATTAACATTTATAGCAAATGATGCTCCAGTAGATCTTGTAAAATCTTTATTAAGTTCTACATTTATTTCTGGGGACAGATACCCTCCAACATTTACTAACATACTATAGTTCTTACCGTTATTGTTATCCCAATACGTTTCTCCATTCACCGTATACTTCACTACGAACTCATCACTATAAATTTCATAATCAGGGGTAACCTCTCCCACCCATATCTCTTCATCATTATCAATAGCTTGTTCGAATGTTAGCGGTATATCTACCCAATTCCCATTATAAGTTGCATGATGGATTGCAACTTCTTTTTGATATGCTAGATTTTTAACCTTTACCTTAAATTTTCGCTGGTAATTGATCTGAACCGGACTGCTTCTGTTAGCGGTCCAGGCAGTTAATAACTTTACGTTTTCAGAACTAGTTTTTGCTGATAGTTCGATTGATTTCATTTCTGAATCCAAATTGTCTACATCTGATGTACAAGAAAATAGACCTAAGATCACACTAAGTACTAAACAAATTTTTCTCATGATTGCGGTTTTAGTTTAAGATGTTAGTTGTAAAAAAATTACTTTTCGAAAAGTTTAGCTGATTGCTTTATAGCTATTTATAAGTAATAGAAGAAAAATTCCCTTACAATTTCTGAAAGTGTTTTTAACATTTTTTTTAACGAAAAACGTTTTCGGAAAATCAAAATTTTAACATTTTATTAAGCAATGATTTTTGGTATTATAAAGTTTAGTAATTTTGATGTTTTTTAATAAGAAAACTCTTCTATACGGCGAAAATATTTCGTCACATATTTCGAAAATGTTTAGTACAATATTTTGAAAATTTGGTCAATACGAAAACAAAACCAATTTTGTAGTGAGATAAAAAAATGAAACATCATCAAAAAGTATCTGTCCTCTAAATCCATCCACCCTTTCGACAAGATCAATGACATTGGGCAACAAAAACCTTTTTTTTCTCCAACCACTGGGCGAAATCGAAGTGAAAGGTCTCAAGGCTAGTTTTTGTGTAAACACAACCGTTATTCCCCTTTTTATCGAAGGGGTGTTTCCCCCTTTTTCAAAAAGTCCGCTGACATCATGACTTCATGAAAACCTATCGAAACTAACTGCAATTAAACATTTTACGCCATTTAAAATACAATTGCATCGTACGTAAATTTTTTTAAACTATTTAAAATGGTATTTTTAATTCTTAAAACTTTGCTAAACCAAGTTTTTAGCTAATACATATTTTGGTTAAAACCAAAATCACACAAATACTTAATAAACCTATATCAAAAATGAAACAACAAATCAACCACATTAAACAGTATGTAATTATTGCCTTTGCATTAATTCTTGTAATTTCTTGTAAAGAAGGACAAACAAATGCTCCTGAATTAGCAAATTTAGAAAGAAGCATTAAGGAGAAAGATAGTATTATCAGTAACTTAAAAGAGCAACTTGGAGAATTAGCTGATGATAAGCGCAGAATACCAAACAATATCGTACAATCTGAATTTGCTAAAGAAATTTACCATTTATACGATGAAAGAGAAGAATTAATCAATCAAGTAATAGGACAAGATGGAGAGGACAAACCATTTAAAGCAACACGATCGCTCTTTTATGACATTGATGATTTACAACAATATATTAGATATGTTAAAATAAAATCACGTAAAGCTAGAGTAAAACCATCAGGATTTAGATTTTATTTTGCGCTATACCCTAAAGAGTACGTACGTGATAGAGAGAATAAAAAATACGCACAACGACAGACCTTTTTCATTGCTCCGACACTAAGAAAAAAAATAGATGGAAGAGCTGTTGATTTAGGATATACCTTAGACAACAAATTCAATGTCGAACTATTAAAAGATATTATTGGATTTGATAGTATTAGAAAAAAGGATGGTAAAATGTATCAAAAAGCTGGTTTCTTTAATGTAAATCTTAGTAACTTATTAGAAGAAGAAAATAGTTTAATAGCAAATGAGGTAAGTGGAACCCCTCCTATGGGAGAAGAACAGTAAAAAAAGCAATGAATCTAAGCAACGAATTTATAAATACCTTAATAAAAATTTG
Coding sequences:
- a CDS encoding DUF5060 domain-containing protein, which codes for MIFLTRLKLLAVLLMSASFAAAQAPEGELKRWHKITLSFEGPNTSETANPNPFSDYRLDVTFTNGNLSYVVPGFYAGCNDAADSSCDSGTIWQVHFTPGKTGNWNWSAAFTSGSDVAVNGGGSSAGFMDGDVGSFTIEESDKSGRDFRSKNKGKLQYVGEHYLQHSGTDPKSPNGPWFVKAGADAPENTLAYNDFDNTPNRGGRRKDWNPHQQDYVAGDASGYTWKNGQGTELLGVVNYLSTKGLNAFSFLTLSLHGDDENVFPHLIKVSENVYNGYNDGQQWNQGVHKDRFDISKMAQWEKVFEYADKKGVFLHFKTLETENDNIMDDNTNGRQRKLYYRELIARFGHHLALNWNITEETTLPDSVTKSIASYIKDVDPYDNHIVLHTYPGQQDQRYDPLLGANSELTGASVQTDKNKVHDDVRRWLEKSRNAGKKWVVANDEQGSANIGVDQDGKEDKLVRDKVLWGALMAGGMGVEYYYGYQTGETDLTAQNHRSRDVKYSHASYALNFFESYLQEYLVDMVSSDGITSANDYVLAKPGEVYAIYLPDGGSTNIDLPSGTWQVQWYNPRSGGSLSAATAVSNTISAPDTNDWVALVKGESDGTDCTNTQNVVVAQDAYLQGTTLFNSSELRVESGNRVSYLQFVVPTPTETITGVKLQMSVSTDGGNGLIEVYKGTTNNWTESNLSDGNKPGEGALIGSLNTTYSEGQSYEWNLSGINAGETVSLVIRQTGGNDVSFSSKEGSNAPKLVLELDCADGDGGGGDGNNTCAALEENGIVAVEAEHFEGQSKTDKRKWYFQDGTVATPTPDPDPSHHASASGDGYIEILPDTRVTHDDPLVNGESFSNTPGVVGILDYKVKFTTPGRYFVWVRLYSTGSEDNGIHVGIDGTWPASGQRMQWCAGKNEWTWESKQRTNANHCGEAQLIYIDVPSAGVHTISFSMREDGVEMDKFVLSQTYTKPNGVGPDEILVDCALSVNEFDVKEFSLYPNPAQNFINVKGLTKGMASVYDMTGREVMSSITISESENNAIDISGIPSGVYFMVIRNKGNQNTLKFIKE
- a CDS encoding MarR family winged helix-turn-helix transcriptional regulator — encoded protein: MKDKLREFGELGLGSRLKRLSDFMMKEIQLVYDAAHIDFDPYLFPIFKTIIDKKFATTTDIQEAIHYTQPAITQALKKLIDKKLVTYKTDPIDKRKKIFKLSKKGSSLHKEMIPLWEIMDQQVKWLTEGSTTSLIKHINHLEYQLKEKSLHQRILETYNQ
- a CDS encoding GNAT family N-acetyltransferase, with product METTKNITIIPFDSKYAKNFADLNVEWLEKYFVIEPHDVDLLERCEETIINKGGHIFFAKSEDDIAGTFSLIKIEEGIYELGKMAVSPKFQGQRIGQQLMLYCIDFARDQHWTKLILYSNRILENAIHIYRKYGFTEINLEKDSPYLRSNIKMELIL
- a CDS encoding carbohydrate-binding protein codes for the protein MKKYFYLFMSLLVLSCSTEDDFIENPESEVTKNEIVAKNSNPVKLVKAWKSFGSYRGYTSYYHKFAVEVANLAYDKSVSIYHEKKDGSWDEIVLSYNTTIDNQTELWTGEYSQGGYGITEEYDDEFVIKYVVNGSTYWDNNFGANYRMDNQEGYLFAKSDLNVSVDTDFVSLSYAPYDNKNTFNITVDVRNLSPDKEVGVVYSSDGWQTQKYAPLAFRSTWTNGPFYSIQSPNNYNVERWQGYATLDASEDQVEYAVVYSVNGDEYWDNNYGNNYTVTINSYN
- a CDS encoding carbohydrate-binding protein; amino-acid sequence: MRKICLVLSVILGLFSCTSDVDNLDSEMKSIELSAKTSSENVKLLTAWTANRSSPVQINYQRKFKVKVKNLAYQKEVAIHHATYNGNWVDIPLTFEQAIDNDEEIWVGEVTPDYEIYSDEFVVKYTVNGETYWDNNNGKNYSMLVNVGGYLSPEINVELNKDFTRSTGASFAINVNARRNYGAPAAVEVVYTTDNWVTKNTVPLTYQRYFRVGYAHYIMSPNQFDVDVYDTSIRVADNVQSIDFAIIYKVDGQEYWDNNYGDNYTLNKIIY